In Glandiceps talaboti chromosome 4, keGlaTala1.1, whole genome shotgun sequence, a single window of DNA contains:
- the LOC144433685 gene encoding protein XRP2-like, giving the protein MGCLWPKPGDESGGDGDAAPKVFSWDREDRPDPKDFMLENLKGETVGRVPGTIKGQQFILNNCEDCDIYIYDHSATITVDDCINCRIFLAPIKGSVYFRDCRDCKCVVACQQFRTRDCKKFEVFLCCQTQPIIESSTGMKFGCFQYYYPELLEQYKKSDLSIYNNNWSTIHDFTPVPGEQNWSLLPADAKLEDFVPKPTTEQFACVDISTDTEKSVVPLTTGTRRKKADESCLVLFFKDEESDNKVRQFIDKMREEGSCTLVQTKEVTMKPEETRMLGDPQYQQAVSNGPVIGLEYNGEQTIQKCSSVMQSIIGSSIYFISKDAESASKNIDDFYSFADMQMSM; this is encoded by the exons ATGGGTTGTCTATGGCCAAAACCAGGGGATGAGTCGGGCGGAGACGGAGACGCCGCCCCGAAAGTGTTCAGCTG GGACCGCGAAGATAGACCTGATCCCAAAGACTTTATGTTAGAAAACCTGAAGGGTGAGACTGTGGGACGAGTACCTGGTACAATCAAAGGACAACAGTTTATTCTTAACAATTGTGAG GACtgtgatatttatatttatgacCATTCAGCTACAATCACTGTAGATGACTGTATAAATTGTAGGATCTTTTTGGCACCCATCAAAGGAAG TGTTTATTTCCGAGACTGTAGGGACTGTAAGTGTGTTGTTGCATGCCAACAATTTAGGACAAGGGATTGTAAAAAATTTGAGGTCTTCTTATGTTGTCAAACCCAACCAATCATAGAATCTTCTACTGGTATGAAATTTGGCTGCTTCCAGTACTACTATCCAGAATTACTAG AACAGTACAAGAAATCAGATTTGAGTATCTATAACAATAACTGGAGTACCATACATGATTTTACACCAGTGCCAGGAGAACAGAATTGGTCACTTTTACCAGCT GATGCTAAACTGGAAGACTTTGTCCCAAAACCAACGACAGAACAGTTTGCATGTGTAGACATATCAACAGACACAGAGAAGAGTGTTGTACCTCTTACAACTGGTACTAGGAGAAAAAAAGCTGATGAA AGTTGCCTTGTGTTATTTTTCAAGGACGAGGAATCCGACAATAAAGTGAGACAGTTCATTGATAAAATGAGAGAAGAG GGTTCATGTACTTTAGTTCAAACCAAGGAAGTAACAATGAAACCAGAAGAGACACGTATGTTGGGTGATCCACAGTATCAACAGGCTGTCAGTAATG GACCTGTCATAGGTTTAGAGTACAATGGTGAGCAGACCATACAGAAATGTTCTTCTGTTATGCAATCCATCATTGGTAGTTCTATCTACTTCATATCCAAAGATGCTGAGAGTGCTTCAAAGAATATAGATGATTTCTACAGCTTTGCAGACATGCAGATGTCCATGTAA